From a single Clupea harengus chromosome 24, Ch_v2.0.2, whole genome shotgun sequence genomic region:
- the LOC122128751 gene encoding suprabasin-like, producing the protein MKDTPSTSAEGHVLSWEPKCNVFCIRPTSFDLFICLSVLSLFLATLVATDYPVVSFNALVCSSAAGVAVLLTLAVVLRRHAAKRKKRCKTPVDSTLSRNTDTETTRERNRPEIDPVYEGLGLKQYESEAEYGNLEAVSPGKVLQAEGGLAHGKGDENEYESMRDTLSRAGKYAENEYESMRDTLSRAGKYAENEYESMRDTLSRAGKYAENEYESMRDTLSRAGKYAENEYESMRDTLSRAGKDAENEYESMRDTLSRAGKYEGNEYESMSRAGRAPQ; encoded by the exons CCCAAATGCAATGTGTTCTGCATCCGTCCAACatcatttgatttgtttatttgtttatctgttttatCACTGTTTTTAGCAACACTTGTCGCAACTGACTATCCAGTCGTAAGCTTTA ATGCGCTTGTATGTAGCAGCGCTGCTGGTGTAGCTGTTCTACTGACCCTTGCTGTGGTTTTGAGGCGTCATGCAGCAAAGAGGAAGAAGCGCTGCAAAACGCCtg TTGATTCAACTCTaagcagaaacacagacacagaaactaCTAGAGAG AGAAACAGGCCTGAGATCGACCCAGTGTACGAGGGTCTGGGCCTGAAGCAGTACGAGTCTGAAGCAGAGTATGGGAATCTGGAAGCAGTGTCCCCTGGGAAAGTCTTGCAGGCGGAAGGGGGGCTGGCACATGGGAAGGGTGACGAAAATGAGTATGAATCTATGAGGGACACTCTGAGCAGGGCTGGGAAGTATGCAGAAAATGAGTATGAATCTATGAGGGACACTCTGAGCAGGGCTGGGAAGTATGCAGAAAATGAGTATGAATCTATGAGGGACACTCTGAGCAGGGCTGGGAAGTATGCAGAAAATGAGTATGAATCTATGAGGGACACTCTGAGCAGGGCTGGGAAGTATGCAGAAAATGAGTATGAATCTATGAGGGACACTCTGAGCAGGGCTGGGAAGGATGCAGAAAATGAGTATGAATCTATGAGGGACACTCTGAGCAGGGCTGGGAAGTATGAAGGAAATGAGTATGAATCTATGAGCAGGGCTGGAAGGGCTccgcagtaa